In one Massilia endophytica genomic region, the following are encoded:
- a CDS encoding DUF4255 domain-containing protein, with protein sequence MIDKALSFILGELNNYLDANFPAQEKAAVLASLSNPDDSVPLGIDNKLVLSLVNIERETAIGSTGFVSRQGTAYGKTNPTLYLNLYVLLSASYANNYAGALKMLGHAMAFFQAKWGFDPQNSANFPAGVSQLSMEVVSLSMAELSTLWAVLGANYLPSVVYKLRMVTVQEDWMITPIPNVSTVTPAVGGN encoded by the coding sequence ATGATCGACAAAGCCCTCAGCTTCATTCTCGGCGAACTGAATAACTACCTCGACGCCAATTTTCCGGCCCAGGAAAAGGCGGCGGTGCTGGCCAGTCTCTCCAATCCGGACGATTCGGTCCCCCTGGGCATCGACAACAAGCTGGTGCTCTCGCTGGTCAACATCGAGCGCGAAACGGCGATAGGCTCCACCGGTTTCGTGTCGCGCCAGGGCACGGCCTATGGCAAGACCAATCCCACGCTGTACCTGAACCTCTACGTGCTGCTTTCGGCATCGTATGCCAACAACTACGCGGGCGCCCTGAAGATGCTGGGCCACGCCATGGCCTTCTTCCAGGCCAAATGGGGCTTCGATCCCCAGAACTCCGCCAACTTCCCTGCGGGCGTGAGCCAGTTGAGCATGGAAGTGGTAAGCCTGAGCATGGCCGAACTGAGCACCCTCTGGGCCGTGCTGGGCGCGAACTACCTGCCGTCTGTGGTCTACAAGCTGCGCATGGTCACCGTGCAGGAAGACTGGATGATCACTCCCATTCCGAATGTCTCCACCGTTACGCCGGCGGTGGGCGGGAACTAG